In uncultured Cohaesibacter sp., a genomic segment contains:
- a CDS encoding NAD-glutamate dehydrogenase gives MATDLKREHEKLMAAAKALAAKNGALEADFLERFFIQGDMEDLSRYSAEELVQIAHRSFEKFHNSFEGKHRIEIFDPSYKDNREAATNQITIIELHNINKPFLVDSIMGELQQAGLGIHLVLHPIMNVERDADNKLVALKERKDVQTNPHLKRESLIHVHIARLANGEKRKELQKTLDGILDDVDAVVDDWKPMLLRLEETIAILKITPPPLPEGHISETVEFLRWLVDNNFTLLGMREYTFDGTTEEGDLIRTKRAGLGLLRNPEVRVLRRGNEMVTMTPEIRDFLMRPEPLFITKANVKTKVHRRAYMDYIGIKRYDDDGNLTGELRIVGLFTNTAYNRSVLNIPFLRRKVENIIDMAAVDPSGHSGKAMLNALENYPRDELFQTDSETLLYHTQEILRLHQRPKVRVLSRVDKFNRFVSSLVFVPRDRYNTSARIQIGNLLKDVYEGRLSAVYPEFPDGPLARVHFIIGRSGGNTPTPSRAILEDAINGIIRTWVDSLCQVVKDKNTIKTASRLIDRYCVAFSESYRDSFSPETAMDDIAIMEGMDGLNDTAIQFYRKGQQEDHRVTLKIFHQGMPIPLSERVPILENMGFRVIDERSYEIAPLDSNRKYWLHDMDLERASGKPIPFKDVRDDLEACFLAVWNGEAENDGYNKLSMAADLPWRDITILRTISRYLRQVRIPYDQDYMWETLNTYPDLAALIVHLFHSRFDPAQKKRAEECNRLSNGILTALERVSNLDDDRILRKFHGVVQATLRTNFYQRTPEGDYKPTLALKLDPRAMEDMPEPKPFREIFVYSPRVEGLHLRFGKVARGGLRWSDRPQDFRTEVLGLVKAQQVKNAVIVPVGSKGGFVPKHLPTEGGREAYMAEGIASYKLFIASLLDVTDNLEGQTIIPPENVTRHDEDDPYLVVAADKGTATFSDIANGISESCNFWLGDAFASGGSAGYDHKKMGITARGAWEAVKRHFREMDRDIQSEAFTAVGVGDMSGDVFGNGMLLSKETRLIAAFDHRDIFIDPDPNPAKSWKERKRVFDLGRSSWQDYDQSLISKGGGIFSRSEKSIALSKEAKAILGITKAKVTPQELMKAILMAPVDLLWFGGIGTYIRASSETDADADDRANDAIRITPKDLRVKVIGEGANLGVTQRARIEFDHLGGRCNSDAIDNSAGVNSSDMEVNIKIAFGAAIRENKIDLEGRNKILVEMTQNVSDLILRNNYLQTLSISLTELRGMEDFGYQRRLMERLEEAGELDRVVEFLPDNEALKEARKKGQPLSRAEVGLLLAYAKNSLYGELLQSSFPDDPYLERELVQYFPEKMRETYIEEIRTHRLRREIISTVISNSMINRGGATLIPRIADKTGASLQEIARAYVITRDSFSLPQLNAAIDDLDNKISGATQLKLYGEVQKLLLGKIQWFMRNIPAATPIAETVELYSKGIKELSANIDQYLPTYLTELVQKESRAYEQSGIPAELAARIARLFLIADIPDMVLIAEKSHHSLSEVADAYFAVAGQLDIGRIDALAEDLDVSDYYEDLALDRVRDLISSAHNQMTAYVLGLATKEKSGMEIWLEQEASAIKRTVKSVNAITESDDLTVSKFSVAAGLLSDLARQA, from the coding sequence ATGGCAACAGATTTGAAACGCGAGCACGAAAAGCTCATGGCAGCCGCCAAAGCACTGGCAGCGAAGAATGGCGCTCTGGAAGCTGACTTTCTGGAAAGATTCTTCATTCAGGGAGATATGGAAGATCTCTCCCGCTACAGCGCTGAAGAGCTTGTACAAATTGCCCACCGATCCTTCGAGAAATTCCACAACAGCTTTGAGGGCAAGCACCGCATCGAGATTTTCGATCCCTCCTACAAGGACAACAGGGAAGCGGCGACCAACCAGATCACCATCATCGAGCTGCACAATATCAACAAGCCGTTTCTGGTTGATTCCATCATGGGAGAATTGCAGCAGGCCGGTCTGGGCATCCATCTCGTTCTGCATCCGATCATGAATGTCGAGCGCGACGCGGACAACAAGCTGGTCGCCCTCAAGGAAAGAAAGGACGTTCAGACCAATCCGCATCTCAAGCGTGAGAGTCTGATCCATGTTCATATTGCCCGCCTTGCCAATGGCGAGAAGAGAAAAGAGCTGCAAAAGACGCTTGATGGCATCCTCGACGATGTCGATGCGGTCGTTGATGACTGGAAGCCGATGCTGCTGCGGCTTGAAGAAACCATTGCAATTCTCAAGATCACCCCGCCGCCCTTGCCAGAAGGCCACATTTCGGAAACGGTCGAATTCCTGCGCTGGCTGGTCGACAACAATTTCACCCTGCTGGGCATGCGCGAATATACCTTCGATGGCACCACCGAAGAGGGCGACCTCATCCGCACCAAGAGGGCCGGTCTGGGCCTGTTGCGCAATCCGGAAGTCCGGGTGTTGCGAAGAGGCAATGAAATGGTGACCATGACGCCGGAAATCCGCGATTTCCTGATGCGTCCCGAACCCCTGTTCATCACCAAGGCCAACGTCAAGACTAAGGTACACCGGCGCGCCTATATGGATTATATCGGCATCAAGCGCTATGACGACGACGGCAATCTGACTGGTGAGCTGCGCATCGTTGGCCTGTTTACCAACACCGCCTATAACCGTTCGGTGCTGAATATACCGTTCCTCAGACGCAAGGTGGAGAATATCATCGACATGGCTGCGGTTGACCCTTCGGGTCATTCAGGCAAGGCGATGCTCAACGCACTGGAAAATTATCCGCGCGACGAGCTGTTCCAGACCGACAGCGAAACCCTTCTTTACCACACGCAGGAAATATTGCGCCTGCATCAGCGCCCCAAAGTGCGGGTGCTGTCGCGGGTCGACAAGTTCAACCGCTTTGTCTCCAGCCTCGTCTTCGTGCCGCGTGACCGCTATAATACGTCGGCCCGCATCCAGATTGGCAACCTGCTCAAGGATGTCTATGAAGGCAGGCTCTCGGCAGTCTATCCCGAATTTCCCGATGGTCCGCTGGCCCGGGTGCATTTCATCATTGGCCGATCCGGTGGCAACACGCCGACACCTTCACGGGCCATATTGGAAGATGCAATCAATGGCATCATTCGCACCTGGGTGGACAGTCTCTGTCAGGTCGTAAAAGACAAGAATACCATCAAGACAGCAAGCCGGCTGATCGATCGCTATTGTGTCGCCTTCTCCGAATCCTATCGCGACAGCTTCTCGCCCGAAACCGCCATGGATGACATCGCCATCATGGAAGGCATGGACGGGCTCAATGACACGGCCATCCAGTTCTACCGCAAGGGACAGCAGGAAGATCATCGGGTCACCCTGAAAATTTTCCATCAGGGTATGCCAATCCCGCTGTCTGAACGCGTGCCGATTCTGGAAAATATGGGGTTCCGCGTCATTGACGAACGCTCCTACGAGATTGCACCGCTGGATTCCAACCGCAAATACTGGCTCCACGATATGGATCTGGAGCGCGCCAGCGGCAAACCGATCCCCTTCAAGGATGTTCGTGACGATCTGGAGGCCTGCTTCCTCGCCGTCTGGAATGGCGAGGCCGAAAATGACGGCTACAACAAGCTTTCCATGGCCGCCGATCTGCCATGGCGCGACATTACCATTCTGCGCACCATCTCGCGCTATCTGCGTCAGGTCCGTATCCCCTATGATCAGGATTATATGTGGGAGACCCTCAATACCTATCCCGATCTGGCAGCCCTGATCGTGCATCTGTTCCATTCCAGATTCGATCCGGCCCAGAAAAAGCGGGCCGAGGAATGCAATCGCCTTTCAAACGGCATCCTGACCGCCCTTGAACGGGTTTCCAATCTGGATGATGACCGCATCCTGCGCAAATTCCACGGTGTGGTACAGGCCACCTTGCGTACCAACTTCTATCAGCGCACCCCGGAAGGTGATTATAAGCCGACCTTGGCGCTCAAGCTTGATCCCCGCGCCATGGAAGACATGCCCGAACCCAAGCCATTCCGCGAAATCTTTGTCTATAGCCCGCGGGTGGAAGGCCTGCATCTGCGCTTTGGCAAGGTTGCCCGTGGGGGCCTGAGATGGTCTGACCGTCCGCAGGATTTCCGCACCGAGGTGCTCGGTCTGGTGAAGGCCCAGCAGGTCAAGAATGCGGTGATCGTTCCGGTCGGCTCCAAGGGTGGCTTCGTTCCCAAGCACCTGCCGACTGAAGGCGGCCGCGAAGCCTATATGGCCGAGGGCATTGCCTCCTACAAGCTGTTCATCGCCTCATTGCTTGATGTGACGGACAATCTGGAAGGCCAGACGATCATCCCGCCGGAAAATGTCACCCGCCACGACGAGGACGACCCCTATCTGGTGGTTGCCGCCGACAAGGGCACGGCAACCTTCTCCGACATTGCCAACGGCATATCCGAATCCTGCAATTTCTGGCTTGGCGACGCCTTTGCCTCTGGCGGCTCGGCTGGCTATGACCACAAGAAAATGGGCATCACCGCCCGCGGCGCATGGGAAGCGGTCAAGCGGCATTTCCGCGAAATGGATCGCGACATCCAGAGCGAGGCCTTCACCGCAGTGGGCGTGGGCGACATGTCCGGTGACGTGTTCGGCAACGGCATGCTGCTTTCCAAGGAAACCCGCCTCATTGCAGCCTTCGACCATCGCGACATCTTCATCGATCCCGATCCGAACCCGGCCAAGAGCTGGAAAGAACGCAAACGGGTCTTCGATCTGGGCCGCTCCTCCTGGCAGGACTATGATCAGAGCCTGATTTCCAAAGGTGGCGGCATTTTCTCGCGCAGTGAGAAATCCATCGCCCTGTCCAAGGAAGCCAAGGCCATTCTCGGCATCACCAAGGCCAAGGTGACCCCGCAGGAGCTGATGAAAGCCATTCTGATGGCTCCGGTCGATCTGTTGTGGTTCGGCGGCATCGGCACCTATATCCGCGCCAGCTCAGAGACGGATGCCGACGCAGATGATCGCGCCAATGATGCCATCCGCATCACGCCGAAAGATCTGCGCGTTAAGGTCATCGGCGAAGGGGCCAATCTGGGGGTAACCCAGCGGGCACGCATCGAGTTTGATCATCTGGGAGGGCGCTGCAACTCCGACGCCATCGACAACTCCGCCGGCGTCAATAGCTCCGACATGGAGGTCAATATCAAGATCGCCTTTGGCGCTGCCATCCGTGAGAACAAAATTGATCTGGAAGGGCGCAACAAGATCCTTGTTGAGATGACCCAGAATGTGTCGGATCTGATCCTGCGCAACAACTATCTGCAAACCCTCTCCATTTCGCTCACCGAACTGCGCGGCATGGAAGATTTCGGCTATCAGCGCCGCCTGATGGAACGCCTTGAGGAAGCCGGAGAGCTCGACCGCGTGGTCGAATTCCTGCCCGACAATGAAGCCCTCAAGGAAGCCCGCAAAAAAGGCCAGCCCTTGAGCCGGGCCGAGGTCGGGCTGCTTCTGGCCTATGCCAAAAACTCACTCTATGGCGAATTGCTTCAGAGCAGCTTCCCCGATGATCCATATCTTGAGCGCGAACTGGTGCAATATTTCCCCGAGAAGATGCGCGAGACCTATATCGAGGAAATCAGGACCCACAGGCTGCGCCGGGAAATCATTTCGACCGTCATCTCCAACTCGATGATCAACCGGGGCGGTGCAACGCTCATTCCTCGCATTGCCGACAAGACCGGCGCCAGCTTGCAGGAAATCGCCAGAGCCTATGTCATCACCCGCGATTCCTTCTCTCTTCCCCAGCTCAATGCGGCCATTGATGATCTCGACAACAAGATATCGGGAGCCACCCAGCTGAAGCTTTATGGCGAAGTCCAGAAGCTGCTTTTGGGCAAGATCCAGTGGTTCATGCGCAACATTCCCGCAGCAACCCCGATTGCCGAGACGGTTGAGCTCTACAGCAAGGGCATCAAGGAGCTTTCCGCCAATATCGACCAGTATCTGCCGACCTATCTGACCGAACTGGTGCAAAAGGAATCCCGCGCCTATGAGCAAAGCGGCATCCCGGCCGAACTGGCCGCGCGAATCGCCCGCCTGTTCCTGATTGCCGACATTCCGGACATGGTGCTGATCGCAGAGAAATCGCACCATTCCCTGAGCGAAGTGGCCGACGCCTATTTCGCTGTTGCCGGTCAGCTTGATATCGGTCGCATCGATGCCCTTGCCGAGGATCTTGATGTCTCCGACTATTATGAAGATCTGGCACTGGATCGGGTCCGCGATCTCATCTCCTCTGCCCATAACCAGATGACTGCCTATGTGCTGGGTCTGGCAACCAAGGAGAAAAGCGGCATGGAAATCTGGCTGGAACAGGAAGCCAGTGCCATCAAGCGCACGGTCAAATCGGTCAATGCAATCACCGAAAGCGACGATCTGACCGTGTCCAAATTCTCGGTTGCCGCCGGTCTGCTGTCCGATCTGGCAAGACAGGCCTGA
- a CDS encoding aminotransferase class I/II-fold pyridoxal phosphate-dependent enzyme, with protein sequence MQDERSPFQKLADLLDGVVPDNSELAQPINMTIGEPRHAFPDFIPEVIMKNAHDFRPYPQMRGTDEFRKAVQDWLNWRYDLGDLPLAEKNILPLNGTREGLFHACVGARDWARSHFGKDTSNAAVLLPNPFYHTYKGAAAAIDAEQIFLNGTAETGFLPDLDALAEETDLLDRTIAFYYASPANPQGNVADIATWKKLIALARKHRFLILADECYSELYRETPPVGILQACEGDFSNVLTFHSLSKRSNLAGMRCGFAAGDGDFMTQWTKYRNLVAPQVSMALQAAAAAAYRDEDHVKENRRLYNEKFDAARRILGKELPYETPPAGFFLWLDVSAFGDDVSVTQKLWKEAGVKVIPGSYLSREDRSGVNPGDGFLRIALVGDLEETQEALTRLRQCLIG encoded by the coding sequence ATGCAAGACGAACGCTCCCCTTTCCAGAAACTCGCAGATCTGCTGGATGGTGTTGTACCGGACAATAGCGAGCTTGCCCAGCCAATCAACATGACGATTGGCGAGCCACGCCATGCCTTCCCGGATTTCATTCCCGAAGTCATCATGAAGAATGCCCATGACTTCCGCCCCTATCCACAGATGCGTGGCACCGATGAATTCCGCAAGGCGGTGCAGGACTGGCTGAACTGGCGTTATGATCTGGGTGACCTGCCGCTGGCCGAGAAGAATATCCTGCCGCTCAATGGCACCCGCGAGGGACTGTTTCATGCCTGCGTCGGTGCCCGCGACTGGGCCCGTTCCCATTTTGGCAAGGACACCTCCAACGCCGCCGTCTTGCTGCCCAATCCCTTCTATCATACCTACAAGGGCGCAGCCGCAGCCATAGATGCCGAGCAGATTTTCCTCAATGGCACCGCCGAGACCGGCTTCCTGCCGGATCTGGATGCCTTGGCCGAAGAAACCGACCTGCTCGATCGCACCATCGCTTTTTATTATGCCTCCCCGGCCAACCCTCAGGGCAATGTGGCCGATATCGCCACATGGAAAAAGCTGATCGCGCTTGCCCGCAAGCACCGCTTTCTGATTTTGGCAGATGAATGCTATTCCGAGCTCTATCGCGAAACGCCTCCAGTCGGCATCCTGCAGGCATGCGAGGGCGATTTCTCCAACGTCCTGACCTTCCATTCCCTGTCCAAACGCTCCAACCTTGCTGGCATGCGCTGTGGTTTTGCCGCCGGTGACGGAGACTTCATGACCCAGTGGACAAAATATCGCAATCTGGTGGCACCGCAGGTTTCCATGGCTCTTCAGGCAGCAGCGGCTGCAGCCTATAGGGATGAAGACCATGTGAAGGAAAACCGCAGGCTGTATAATGAAAAATTTGACGCAGCCCGCCGTATTTTGGGCAAAGAATTGCCTTATGAAACACCGCCTGCCGGATTCTTCCTCTGGCTTGATGTCAGCGCTTTTGGCGATGACGTCTCTGTCACTCAGAAGCTGTGGAAGGAAGCAGGCGTAAAAGTCATTCCAGGGTCTTATCTCTCGCGTGAAGACCGGTCCGGCGTCAATCCCGGCGACGGCTTCCTGCGCATTGCCCTGGTTGGTGACCTTGAGGAAACCCAGGAAGCCCTGACAAGGCTGCGCCAGTGCCTGATCGGTTGA